Below is a genomic region from Leucobacter exalbidus.
GGGTGTGCAAGAGTCAATTTTGGGGCGGATGGAACGCGCGGGCGGCATCGCACGCATCCTCGCGGGGCCCGGCGGCGCTGGCACCGCCGTGCGGCTCTCGATTCCGAGAGACACCGACACAGATCAGCGCTCCGCTGACAGGGCCACCCCCGCAGCGGCCTCCGACGCCACCAGCACAACCACCGCCACCGCCACCGCTACCACTCATTCCGCAGAACAGGATGCCCCATGAACGCAGTGATCTCGCACGAGGTGCCCGCACACGAGGCACACACAGACGAGGTACACGCAGCCGAGGCGGCTGTCGATGCAGCAGCCGTCGACGCAGCACCCGATGCCCTGATTCGCGTGGTGATCGTCGATGATCACCAGATCTTTCGCACGGGGCTGCGGGCCGAGCTCACCCCCGCGCTCGATGTAGTGGGCGAGGCCGCCACTGTAGACGAAGCGGTTACGCTCATCCCTGCGGTGCAGCCCGATGTGGTGCTGCTCGATGTGCATCTCCCCGGAGGCCTTGGTGGTGGAGGCGCCGAAGTGCTGCAGCGGCTTGTGCCCCACATACCGGCAGGCGGCACCCGCTTTCTGGCGCTCAGCGTTTCAGATGCCGCCGACGATGTCGTCAGCGTGATTCGTGCCGGCGCACGTGGATACCTGACAAAGACCGCTTCGGGCAACGAGGTGATCGCGGCCGTGGGCCGCGTGCACGCGGGTGACGCCGTCTTTTCACCCCGGCTCGCAGGGTTTGTGCTTGACGCGTTCGGAGTGAGCTCGGGCGAGATCGCCGCGGCAGACGACGAACTAGACAGGCTTTCAGCGCGAGAGCAAGAGGTCATGCGCATGATTGCGCGCGGCTACACCTACAAAGAGGTTGCCGCCGAACTATTTCTCTCGGTGAAAACGATCGAGACGCACGTCTCGAAGGTGCTGCGCAAACTGCAGCTGTCCAATCGCCATGAGCTCACCGCGTGGGCGCTCAGCCGCCGGCTGCTGTGACCGAGCTCATCATTCACACCGCCCTCACAGAGCCCCACGCCTGTTGAAAAACCAGCGAGCCCGGTATGCTCGGTGCTACATCATGCTCCGTCCATTTCAGCAGGGCGGGGTGACTGCGAGGGGGCATCATGGGTTTCATCCAGGCATTTACCGGTTCAGTTGGCGGCATGCTCGCCGATCAATGGATCGACTTCCTCGTGCCACCCGAGAACTTGGCCCCCACCGCGGCACTCTTCCCCGCAGTAGCCAAGGGCCAGAATGCCGGTCGCGGATCAAACACCCGTGGTTCTGAGAACATCATCACGAATGGTTCGAAGATCGTCGTGCCCGAGGGATACGCCCTCATCATGTTCCAGGATGGGCAGCTCACCGGGTTCATCTCCGACCCGGGCGGGTATGAGTATCGCTCCAATGATCCGCAGTCGAAATCGGTGTTTGCCAGCGACGGCTTTCTCGGCCCGATCATCAAGCAGTCGTGGGAGCGGTTCAAGTTTGGCGGGCAGCCGGCCGCACAGCAGCTCGGGTTCTACGTCAACCTCAAGGAACTGCCCAACAACAAGTTCGGCACCCAGTCTGAGATCTATTGGGATGATGCGTTCCTCGGCACCCAGGTGGGCGCACTCACCCGCGGCAGCTACACCGCACGCATTGTTGATCCGGTGCTGTTTGTCAAGCAGTTCGTGCCGTACGCTTACTACGGCGCAGATGCCCGTGTCTTTGATTTCACTGACCTCGATAACGATGCCGCCGTGCAGCTGTTCAACGAGGTCGTTTCGTCGCTCGCCCCGGCGTTCTCGGCCTACACCAACGATCCATCCAAGGGCAATCGGATGGCCCGCATTCAGAGCGATTCGCTGGGCTTTGCCCAATCGCTCTCGGCGGCGGTGGAGGCCGGCTACCAGTGGCGCACCGCTCGCGGTCTCGAAATTGTGAGCGTCGCGATCCAGTCGGTCGAGTACGACGAAGACACCCGCAAGCTGCTCAGCGACGTCAAGAAGGCCGACGCGCTGTCAGGCAACCGCGGTGGCGCGTTCCTGCAGCAGTCAGTGGCCCGCGGGTTCGAAGCCGCAGGCGAGGCTGGCGGCGGCAACATGGCAATGATGGGCATGGGGCTCGGCATGACCGGGCAGGCCATGAACTTCCAGCAGCAGAACCAGCAGGCACCGTACCAAAACCCATTCGACGGCAACCAGCAGGGTGGTCAGCAGGCCGCACCTCCCGCAGCGGCTCCGCCCGCAGCAGCCCCCGCCGCCGCTCCGGCAGCCGCACCAGCAGCAGCCGAAGATCCGGTCGCCAAGCTCGCTCAGTTCAAGGCCATGCTCGATCAGGGCCTCATCACTCCCGAGGACTTCGAAGCGGCAAAAAAGAAAACACTCGGTTTGTAATGCTGGCCGTGAGCCCCGCCCGCCCATGTGACCAGGTGAAGGGTGATTCGTGAACGAGAACATCGGTAACCCTGCCCAGCAGGTTCCTCCCGTTGCACCGTACGGGGCTCCGCCAGCGCCCACAGCAGTTCCCGGGGCGTTCGCGCCGCCTGCCGCGGGGCCTCAGGCAGCCCCGGCTCCCCCGAGCCCACAGGTGACCCCAAATCCTCAAGCGACCCCGGCAGCACCAGCAGCCCCGGCACCAGTAACCCCGGGGCCACTCCCCGGGGATCCGGCGGCTCCTGAGCAGCAACCGCAGCAGCCACCGCAGCAGCCACAGCAGCAGCCACAGCAGCAGCCACAGCAGCAGCCACAGGATCAACCCCCGCAGGATCCGCTGTTCACCGAGCCGCCCGGGCCCAGCTACGTCGACACGTCAACGGGCAAGAACGACGGGCTCGACAAGTGCCCCCGCTGCGGCTCCACCGGGATTTCGCTGCGCCCCGAGACCGGCATGCTGATCTGCCACTTCTGCCGCCACCAGTGGCAAGAAGCAAAGATCACCGAGGCGTTTTCGCTCGACAGCCCCATCGGTGAGCTGCGCGGCCGGATGCTCGGCACCGGCGCCCAAGCCATCTCAGAAGATGTTTCAGACGTGCTCACCCTTAAGTGCGGGGCGTGCGGGGCCGAGGTGATCGTCAACACCGGCGAGGCCATGCAGGCCAGATGCCACTGGTGCCGCAACACCCTCTCAGCATCAGAGCAGCTTGCTAACGGCGCTGTGCCCGACGGCGTGCTGCCCTTCAGCATCACGCGCGAGGATGCGATCTCTCGGGTCACCGCCTTCGTCAAGAGCCGCAAGTTTTTCGCCCACCCCGCGTTCGTACGCGAGTTCGAACCCTCCTCGGTCGTTGGCGTGTATCTGCCGTACCTGGTCGTTGACGCCCATGCACACGCATCACTGCAGGGTGTCGGTGAGATTCTCACGGGGCAGCGAACAGTGAAACGTGGCGACAACGACACCGTCACGCTCTACAGCGCCGACGTCTACGAGGTGAGCCGCGCATTCAGCATGGAGGTTGACGACCTCGTGCTCGAATCCTCGGCAGAACGCGCCGACATGACGATCTTTCGCAACACCAACAACGTCATCAACGCGATTCAGCCCTTCGACGTTGAGCACGCCGTGTCATACAACGCCAACTATCTGCGCGGTTTCACCTCTGAGAAACGCGACCTTGATGTTGAAGCGATGGTGCCCCGTGCCGCCGACGCAACGCTTTCCATCGCTCGCGTACGTGCCCGCGAAGCCGCCCGGGCATACGACCGCGGCATCAGATGGACCGACGAAAGCCTCACGCTGCACGGCACCCGCTGGGTATCGGTGTATCTGCCGGTGTGGCTATACAGCTACTACCAGCCGCGCGGCGGCACCGGCCAGGGCCTCGTGCACTACGTCGCCGTCAACGGTCGCACCGGCGAAACCATGGGCAGCGTGCCGATTCGTCAGGGGCGACTCATCGGCATCTCGGTTGCCATTGGCATCGTGGGCACCATTCTCGGCGGCATCGCCAGCCTCGTGATTTGACGCGAAGGACACCATCATGATCGACACGCTCCTCACGCTCACGGCGCTCCCCCTGCCCGCGCTTACTTCCTCAGCGCTTGCTGCCTCGGCATTTGCGGCCTCGGTGATCGACATCGTCCCTGCGGCCTTCACCGTTTCGATGCCCTGGTCGAGTGACTCCGAGGGCAGTGCCGCGCTGTGGCTGCTGGGCCCCGGCGCCGGCATCGCGTTCTACATGTTTCATTACCTGCGCTATCGCAACACGAACCAGCGTCACGCCTTCGAACGCGAGACCAAGAACACTGTCGCCAATGTCACCGGCGACGACCGCTTGGTGGGCCGCGTGCGCGATGTGCAGAACCGCATGGTGCCCGGCGACAACTCTTCGCAGCCGCGCCAGCGCCTGGGCCAGGCCACCCACGTGACTGAGGAGTGAACGGCACGCCCGGGGAACCGCGAACAGCGTCGTCGATTTGCAACCGGCACCCGAGGTTGGTGTACAGTAAAGGAGTTGTCGCGGGAGCATTCCTTCGACTTCAACGGGTCTGTGGCGCAGTTGGTAGCGCACCTGCATGGCATGCAGGGGGTCAGGGGTTCGAATCCCCTCAGATCCACCATCAACTCCCGGTTGCAGAGCATTCTTGCCTTCGACCGGGAGTTTTTTGTTGCGCTTTCTCGCGTAACCCCACACAATCTCACAAGTTATTGAGGTGATGACGAACGTGCGTGCTCAAGCTGCGTACCAGCATGCCACTGCTGCGTTCCGAAACCCGACGCTCGACCTGCTGCACGGTCGCTATGCGCCGTTCGTGGTCGCGAGCCTGTCGCTGTTGTTTAGTGCCGATCGCACCGCGGTCGCCGTGGCCGACGCCCACGTCGAGGTGGCCGAGATCATCGATGAGCTGCGCACCGCAGGCTACGACGATCTCGACCCGGGCCTGCCCGCTGGCAGCGGCCGCGAGATCTGCCGGTACTGGGTGCGGGTGGGCTGGCTCGTGCCCCAGATCGAAGACACCGTCGAGGTGTACCGGCTTTCGGCGCAGGCCGTCGGCGCGCTCGAGATCGCTGGCCGCGCCGGCGGCGGGCGCGTCTCGCGATCGCGCGTACGCACCCTGCTCGACTCGGTCGATCAGTTGGCGCTGAGCGCAGAAACTGATCCGGATCGTCGCCTCGCTCGCCTCGTAGCTCAGCGCACAGAGATCGATGCCGAGATCGAGCGTTTGCACGCGGGCGAGATCGATGAGACCGACGACGAGTTGCTACTCGAAGAAGCCGAGAACGTGCTGCACTTGGCCCGCGAGCTGCCCGCAGATTTCTCGCGGGTCGCCGAGTCAATCAACGCGATGCAGCGTGACGTTGTGGCCGATCTGCGCCGCGATGTTCGCCCGCCAGGCGAGGTGCTGCGCGAGTACCTGCACCGCGGTCAGCACGTGATGCAGGCCACCCCCGAGGGGCGGGCGTTTGCCGGCGCGCTCAGACTCATCGGTGACCCCGAGCACATTGAGTCACTCACCGACCAGGTGCACACGCTGCTTGCGCGCCCCTTTGCGCGGCTGCTCAACGGTGCGCAGCGGGAAGAACTCAGCGCGATTGCGAAGCGTGTGGAGCAGGGCGTGCAAGAGGTACTCACCGCGCAGCGGCGTGCCTCGCACGTGATCACCGCGCAGGTGCGCACCCATGATCCGGCGCGCGACCGCGAGGTCGATGATCTCTTGCGCGGTGTGATGTCGGGCTTGCAGTCGTGGATGCAGGTGTCGCGCCCCACCGACCGTGTGACCCCGCTCGGGCACTTCCCCACCGCCCATATTCGTCACCTGCGGCAGACGCTCAGCGACCCGCGGCCGCCGCAGGCTCCCGCGCCGCTGGTGCACGCCGATGACGTGCTGAACCCGCAGAGTGCCCTCGGCACCGATTCACGCGAGTGGGGCGGGCCGCACTACCGCGAGCTCGAAGCCCACGTTGCGACGCTCGGTGACGATTTCGATCTGGGTGACGCGTTCACTACCTCAGATACCCGTCGCCCCGTTGACCTGTTGGGTCTGCTCGAGATCGTGCACGGCAACGGCATGACCGAACGCGACGAGATCACCGTCGTCACGGCTGAGCGGCCCGACGGCACCACCCGCAAGTTCGCGTTTGTCGGGGTGCAGGCCACCGCCTCCCCCGATGAACACAGTGGCGCGCCTGTCACCGGCGCCGCCGCACCAGAAATCGTGATCCCCCATCCCACAAAGGACGCCTCAGATGCTTGACCCGAGTGACTCCCCCGCCGGTGAGGTTGCACCGTTCATTGACACGGTTGCGATGGAACAGGATCCGGATCAGTGCTTTGCTGGCGACCGCGGCACGCTCGCTCCTGAGGTGCGTCACGTGCTCGTGCGGCTGCTGCAGCGACGCTTCTTGCTCGCCGATCGGCACAGCGATGAGTGGGCGGTGCTGCTCGAGCATCAGCCGGTGATCGAGTCGCGTCTGCACGACATGTTCGTGCGGCTCGTGGTCGATCAGGGCCGCGGGGTGGCCTACAAGCAGCAGGTGCGCTCTGAAGAGATCGACGTGCCGATCTTGCTGCGCGATGAGGCCTACACCCGCTCAGAGACCCTGGTGCTCGTGTATCTGCGCACAGTGTACCAGCGTGAGTCGACCGTGGGCGAGCCGTCGGTGCGCGTCGATGTCGAAGAAATCGAGCAGACCGTGCTCACTTATTTCACCGCCGCCGATGGCGACGTTGCTCGCCGCCAGAAGGCGGTGCGCGCGGCGCTCGCCCGGCTGCGGCAAGAGGGCATCATCACCGAGGAGTCAGAGGGGCGCTACCTCGTCAGCTCGCTCGTCGAGATCGTGCTGAGCGCTGACCGGCTCCGTGAGCTCAGCAATTGGCTGCGCGCGCAGACCGCGGCGGCTGGCGCGGGTGACGCATCTGTTTCCGCCGGCGCTGAGCCCCCCGCAGATACTGAGTTCGGCGACACCAGCACCAACACCATCAACCGAGGAGACCTCGCATCGTGACCATGCTCGATACCCTCTTCGGGCTCATCCCCGCAGCTTCTCGCGGCCAGCAATGGCTCGCCCACGAACTTCAGCTCGTCAACTGGGGTGGCTACGACGGCGCCCATCGCGTACGGTTCTCGCCGGGCGCGACGCTGCTGTGCGGCGGATCAGGCTCAGGCAAGTCCACCCTCATGGACGCCTACATTGCGCTGATGATGCCGCACACCACCCCGTTCAACGGGGCCTCAAACGGCGGCGTCACCGGTCGCCCCCGCGGCGAAGACCAGCGCAACATTCTTTCGTACGGGCGCGGCAAGATCGATGAGTCGCGCACCGAGCAGGGCACGCGCGTGCGCGTGCTGCGCGGCGACGGCAGCGATACCTGGACGGCGATTGCGATGTCGTGGATCGACCATGACGGGTCACGCTTCACCGCTGTGCGCGCCTGGTACATTCCGGCTGGCGCCCGCGTGATCGAAGACACCGTGCGCGTGCGCGCGACCGTCGAGGGGGCATTTAACCTCGCCGATCTCGCGCCGGCCGCCGCGCTGCGCCTCGCCGATGCGCAGGTGCGGGCCGCGGGCCTTGATACCGTGGCTACCGATCGCGAGTTCACCGCACGGGTGCACTCGGTGCTGGGCATTGGTGCCGCGGGCGCCGGTGCGAAGGCGATGAGCCTGCTCGCCCGCATTCAGGCCGGTCAGCAAATCACCACGGTGGATGAGCTGTACAAGCGCATGGTGCTTGAGGAGCCCGATACGCTGGCCGCGGCAGACGCCGTCGTCGCGCACTTTGACGAGCTCGAGGGCACGCGCAGCCGCATGGTCACCGCGCAGCGCCAGGTCCATGCGCTGCGCCCCATTCGCGGCATGCGCACCCGCATCGACGAAGCCATCGATCGCCTGCACATCATTGATGAGGTCGGGCAGCTCTCAGATCAGGGCTCGCTCGTCTCGCTGTGGCGCGCCGACCGCCGCCTCGGGCTGCTGCGCAAGGTCGAGGCCGAGCTGCAGCAGCAGAAGGTCGCCGCCGATGCCGTGGTGCGTGAGCACCAGGCGCTCGCTGAGACCGCAGGGGCCGAACGTGATGGCCTCGTCGAGGTGCTGCGCGGCGCCGGTGGCGAACGCATCGAGATCGCAGAGCGTGAGCTGCGCGAGGTCGAACGTCGGCTGACGACGGTACGCCAGGCGCGTGAGCGCTTCGAGGTGCTGTGCTCCACGCTCGATATTCAGATCACCTCGGCTTCGGCTTTCGGAGCGCTCGTGAGCGAAGCCCGGCTCGAGCTGTCACGTGCCGACGCCAAAGCTGGCGCCCGCGATGCCTACGCTGAAGCCCGCGCCGAGGTGCGCGAGGCAACGGCGCAGGTGGAGGCCCTCGAGGCTGATCTCACCCACGCGAGCGGCCGCAACGATAATATTCCTGCCGCGCTGCACGAGGCGCGCATCGCGCTCGCCGAAGCATCGGGCATTGCCGTCAGTGATCTTCCGTTCGTGGGCGAGCTCGTTGAGGTGCGCGCAGAATTCGAGCCCTGGCGCGACGCCTTTGGGCTGGGGCTGGGCGGCTTTGCCACCACGATCCTCGTCAACGAGGCGCTGCTGCCCAAGTTCCGCGCCGCGATCAATGACGTGTGCACCCGGGTGCGCGTGCGCTACGAGGGCGTGCGCGCGGGTCTCCCCCGCCGCACCGATCTTGATCCGGCGACGCTTCCTGGCCGCCTCGACTACCGCGAATCGGTGCTCACCGGCTGGCTGCAGGATCGCCTCGATCAGCAGTTCAGCTTCGTCTGCGTCACCGACCCCGGCGAACTCGAGCAGCACCCCCAGGCCATCACCATCACCGGTCAGCTGTCGCGTGGCCGCCGCGGCTCACACGGTGGCCACGGCAAGGCGAGCGTGCTCGGGTTCTCGAACCAGCGCCGGATCGAGCAGCTCACCGACCAGATTCTGGCCGCGCGCGCACAGCACGCCGAGTCGGTAGCGCGCGAAGCTGCGGCAGCGGCCAGCCTCGATGCGCTCGATGCGCAGCACGCCGCGTACGCGAAGGTGGCTGAGCTCACCTGGGAAGAACTCAATGAAGCCCAGGTTGAAAGCGACCGTGCTCGTTGGGCTCAGATCATCGCCGACGCTGCCACCGGCAGCGCCGAGATCGCGGGGCTGCAGCAGCAGATTGCCGACGCGAAGAAGCGGGTCGCCAAGCTGCAGCAGGCCACCGGGCGGGCGCAGGCCGAACAAGAGCGTGTCGCGGCCCACTGGGCCGCCGTCTCTGACGAGGTTGATGCCGCGCAGGCGCTCGTCGATGACGCGGCTGACGCCGCACGCGAGCTCTCCCCCGCGCAGACCGAGTACCTTGACCACCGGTTCTTGGTGCCCGCAGAGGATGACACCCGTCACAGCAACCTGCTGAGTCGCTTCGACGCGGCTCTCAACGTCGCCGCC
It encodes:
- a CDS encoding DUF3375 domain-containing protein, translated to MTNVRAQAAYQHATAAFRNPTLDLLHGRYAPFVVASLSLLFSADRTAVAVADAHVEVAEIIDELRTAGYDDLDPGLPAGSGREICRYWVRVGWLVPQIEDTVEVYRLSAQAVGALEIAGRAGGGRVSRSRVRTLLDSVDQLALSAETDPDRRLARLVAQRTEIDAEIERLHAGEIDETDDELLLEEAENVLHLARELPADFSRVAESINAMQRDVVADLRRDVRPPGEVLREYLHRGQHVMQATPEGRAFAGALRLIGDPEHIESLTDQVHTLLARPFARLLNGAQREELSAIAKRVEQGVQEVLTAQRRASHVITAQVRTHDPARDREVDDLLRGVMSGLQSWMQVSRPTDRVTPLGHFPTAHIRHLRQTLSDPRPPQAPAPLVHADDVLNPQSALGTDSREWGGPHYRELEAHVATLGDDFDLGDAFTTSDTRRPVDLLGLLEIVHGNGMTERDEITVVTAERPDGTTRKFAFVGVQATASPDEHSGAPVTGAAAPEIVIPHPTKDASDA
- a CDS encoding TFIIB-type zinc ribbon-containing protein; amino-acid sequence: MNENIGNPAQQVPPVAPYGAPPAPTAVPGAFAPPAAGPQAAPAPPSPQVTPNPQATPAAPAAPAPVTPGPLPGDPAAPEQQPQQPPQQPQQQPQQQPQQQPQDQPPQDPLFTEPPGPSYVDTSTGKNDGLDKCPRCGSTGISLRPETGMLICHFCRHQWQEAKITEAFSLDSPIGELRGRMLGTGAQAISEDVSDVLTLKCGACGAEVIVNTGEAMQARCHWCRNTLSASEQLANGAVPDGVLPFSITREDAISRVTAFVKSRKFFAHPAFVREFEPSSVVGVYLPYLVVDAHAHASLQGVGEILTGQRTVKRGDNDTVTLYSADVYEVSRAFSMEVDDLVLESSAERADMTIFRNTNNVINAIQPFDVEHAVSYNANYLRGFTSEKRDLDVEAMVPRAADATLSIARVRAREAARAYDRGIRWTDESLTLHGTRWVSVYLPVWLYSYYQPRGGTGQGLVHYVAVNGRTGETMGSVPIRQGRLIGISVAIGIVGTILGGIASLVI
- a CDS encoding ATP-binding protein, with protein sequence MTMLDTLFGLIPAASRGQQWLAHELQLVNWGGYDGAHRVRFSPGATLLCGGSGSGKSTLMDAYIALMMPHTTPFNGASNGGVTGRPRGEDQRNILSYGRGKIDESRTEQGTRVRVLRGDGSDTWTAIAMSWIDHDGSRFTAVRAWYIPAGARVIEDTVRVRATVEGAFNLADLAPAAALRLADAQVRAAGLDTVATDREFTARVHSVLGIGAAGAGAKAMSLLARIQAGQQITTVDELYKRMVLEEPDTLAAADAVVAHFDELEGTRSRMVTAQRQVHALRPIRGMRTRIDEAIDRLHIIDEVGQLSDQGSLVSLWRADRRLGLLRKVEAELQQQKVAADAVVREHQALAETAGAERDGLVEVLRGAGGERIEIAERELREVERRLTTVRQARERFEVLCSTLDIQITSASAFGALVSEARLELSRADAKAGARDAYAEARAEVREATAQVEALEADLTHASGRNDNIPAALHEARIALAEASGIAVSDLPFVGELVEVRAEFEPWRDAFGLGLGGFATTILVNEALLPKFRAAINDVCTRVRVRYEGVRAGLPRRTDLDPATLPGRLDYRESVLTGWLQDRLDQQFSFVCVTDPGELEQHPQAITITGQLSRGRRGSHGGHGKASVLGFSNQRRIEQLTDQILAARAQHAESVAREAAAAASLDALDAQHAAYAKVAELTWEELNEAQVESDRARWAQIIADAATGSAEIAGLQQQIADAKKRVAKLQQATGRAQAEQERVAAHWAAVSDEVDAAQALVDDAADAARELSPAQTEYLDHRFLVPAEDDTRHSNLLSRFDAALNVAAKQLLDDRSAAQEALETQREALARTLDRFLENWPNPNLRADPDTSFADFERILAELEASGLHELEAEWKDSLLKLSGNDLTSLDSALGRALREMRERIDPINQIMRDLPFYDDDHRLQITPREYQTDSRRKFRRELRDVRALITDADETIDREQAYGRMERLIGRIRRTSPDFSELIDVRNHVRVSAEKVHAETGAHAALYDHIGEKSGGESQELIAFIVGAALRYQLGDAGAERPRYAPVFLDEALIKADAHFTKRAIGAWRGLGFQLVIGAPNDKYSAIEPHVDVEYDILKDAQGRSWAKPKVGLPAA
- a CDS encoding LuxR C-terminal-related transcriptional regulator; the protein is MNAVISHEVPAHEAHTDEVHAAEAAVDAAAVDAAPDALIRVVIVDDHQIFRTGLRAELTPALDVVGEAATVDEAVTLIPAVQPDVVLLDVHLPGGLGGGGAEVLQRLVPHIPAGGTRFLALSVSDAADDVVSVIRAGARGYLTKTASGNEVIAAVGRVHAGDAVFSPRLAGFVLDAFGVSSGEIAAADDELDRLSAREQEVMRMIARGYTYKEVAAELFLSVKTIETHVSKVLRKLQLSNRHELTAWALSRRLL
- a CDS encoding DUF4194 domain-containing protein; the protein is MLDPSDSPAGEVAPFIDTVAMEQDPDQCFAGDRGTLAPEVRHVLVRLLQRRFLLADRHSDEWAVLLEHQPVIESRLHDMFVRLVVDQGRGVAYKQQVRSEEIDVPILLRDEAYTRSETLVLVYLRTVYQRESTVGEPSVRVDVEEIEQTVLTYFTAADGDVARRQKAVRAALARLRQEGIITEESEGRYLVSSLVEIVLSADRLRELSNWLRAQTAAAGAGDASVSAGAEPPADTEFGDTSTNTINRGDLAS
- a CDS encoding SPFH domain-containing protein — encoded protein: MGFIQAFTGSVGGMLADQWIDFLVPPENLAPTAALFPAVAKGQNAGRGSNTRGSENIITNGSKIVVPEGYALIMFQDGQLTGFISDPGGYEYRSNDPQSKSVFASDGFLGPIIKQSWERFKFGGQPAAQQLGFYVNLKELPNNKFGTQSEIYWDDAFLGTQVGALTRGSYTARIVDPVLFVKQFVPYAYYGADARVFDFTDLDNDAAVQLFNEVVSSLAPAFSAYTNDPSKGNRMARIQSDSLGFAQSLSAAVEAGYQWRTARGLEIVSVAIQSVEYDEDTRKLLSDVKKADALSGNRGGAFLQQSVARGFEAAGEAGGGNMAMMGMGLGMTGQAMNFQQQNQQAPYQNPFDGNQQGGQQAAPPAAAPPAAAPAAAPAAAPAAAEDPVAKLAQFKAMLDQGLITPEDFEAAKKKTLGL